The Candidatus Palibaumannia cicadellinicola genomic sequence TGTAGGATCATGTAATAATCCGTTAGCAATAATAATAGGATAACTACGCTCTCCTAATGTAACGCTAATTTTATCCATAGGAATATAATGATTTTTAGTGAATTAATCATTAGTTACGTTCTAGAATACTAATGATTTGGTAAGCAACAACCTTGGCACTTTGTTCATTGGTGCGAATAGTTACATCTGCAATCTCTTCGTATAAAGGATTACGTTCACGAGCTAGTGCTTCTAGTACTTCACGTGGAGGTATTTTTACTTGCAACAGTGGACGCTTCTTATCACGCTGCGTACGGAATAGTTGTTTTTCAATAGTAGTCTCTAGATAAATCACCACACCACGGGCAGAAAGGCGGTTACGTGTATCACGTGATTTGATCGATCCTCCTCCGGTAGCAAGCACGATCCCCTGTTTTTCGGTGAGTTCGTTGATAACTTTTTCTTCTCGATAACGGAAGCCATCTTCACCTTCTACGTCAAAAACCCAGCCGACATCAGCACCAGTACGTCGCTCAATTTCTTGATCAGAATCGAAAAACTCCATATTAAGCTGTTGAGCCAACTGACGACCAATAGTACTTTTACCAGCACCCATAGGCCCAACCAGAAATATATTGCGTTTCTCTACCATGTTTTTTCTTACTATTATGGTGAATTACAATCCCGCCAATCATATTAGCGGCGATACCTAAATTGAAATAAGTATGATAATAATACTCAAATTATCTCAACACTATGAATAGTTTGGCAACAGATTAAATTGCTCTTTAAATTGCTCTATTTAGTGTTATAAAGTCTATTATACTGTTAGTATTTCGATGTTGGTGACTCTTTGGTGATTACTTTAGCATGCTTCCGTTACTGGTATACTCATTTTTAATCATAGTATTTGGCTAATCAGGCGGTCAATTAGGATAGGGCGTAAACGACGAATAAGTTTACGCACCTTAACTGGATAGTCGGCGATACTTTGTAATTCTGTAAAATGAAACACTACTTGAGTGTCAGTTCGGATAAACGCTAATTCCTGTTCACGTTGGTCATACAATTGATGCTGCGGATCGTGAATTAACAGTGCATTTTCTAAATCTAATCGCCAAGAACGTGGATTAAAATTATTACCTGTTAATAACAGCCACTCATCATCTACCCACATACCCTTTACATGATAGCTATTTTCACCCTTTTTCCATAGTCTGACCATTAATTGACCATTATCTATATAGCATTGTAGCCGGTTAAGAAAGTTACGTAAGTTAATTTCATATAAATAGGGTAGCACACCTATTATTTGAAAAGGTTGATCAGCCGGAAGATAAAAATCATTGGCAGTTTTGTCGCCAATTATCACTTCAACCTGCTTACCCTGGCGCAGTTGACTAACTAAATCTCGTACGAGCCGCGCTGGCATATTAAAGTAAGGTGTACATAGTCTAATACTAGTGTTTGCTGCACAAATAAGGTTGTGAATAGTGTTATTTAATATGTTATTTTTACCTAATCCGACCAACGGTGTAATAGCTAGTTCATTTAGCGCAGCTTTGCCTTCATAGCGATAACCGGCCTCACGTAGAGACTGACGAAATAATTTCGTATAATGTTTAATTTGAAACCTTTTAGGGTGTATTGAATCATCTAGTCGGTTTACTGCTTGCGCAGTAAAAAACTGATTTTGGATATAACTAAGTAAAGACTCAGCCAATAGTGGATTACGTATAATTTGGTAACGATCATACCGATACTTATCTTTCTGATGTAAGTAAACATTATTTAGGCTAGCACCGCTATAAATAACATTATCATCGATGATAAAACCTTTCAAATGCAGTACTCCGAGCGCCTCACGCGTATTAACCGGTACTCCATACACTGGTACTTCAACACCTTGATATAATTTAGCCATATGACAATACCAGTCCGCATTAGTATAGTTAGTGTTGCTGCCAATCCGGCTACGTTGTGCCCGGTGCCAATCGACTAATACAGCTACTTCTAGATGAGGATTGATCTGCCTAGCTTGATATAGAGCATCAAGAATAACTTGACCTCCTTGGTCTTGCTCCAAATAAAGCGCTACGAGGTATATCCGATGTTTAGCTCCTGAGATAGCGTTGAGTAACGCGTTACGAAACGCTGTAGGGCTATAAAGCGTTTGTATATCGGCAGCTCTCTGAATAATTTTCGGCAGTTGTGCAAGGTATAGTTGTGCAAGGTATTGTTGATGTTTACTACTTTTAAAGTTTGAGAACATTACAGTACGTGTTTTTAATAGTATTACTTTTTATGTCGAGATATTACTGTAGATCGCTAAAATCACTCAAAGCTTTTCAATCTGATTAAAGATTAACTAGGCGGGCTTCCTTCATGTGCATTATCTTTTATTCGAAGATTCAGCTCTTTTCCCCGCCATATAATTGCCAACGAACTGACCAGTCCGATGGTGAGTAACGTCAATGGTAATAACATCAAGCATAGCATTAGTTCTTCTTCATAGTGTTGAAAAAACTTCGTTTGACCAAGCACAAAACCTAGTAATGTTAATAGCAAAACCCAGATAAAAGCGCTGATCCAGTTAAAAACTTGAAAGCGTGAGCTACTAAGGCCAGATAGTCCAGCTATGGTTGGTAGCAAAGTTCGCACAAAAGCAATGAAGCGACCTACTAACAATGCCGACAACCCATGACGATGAAACATCTGGTGGGCCCGTAAATGGTATTGTTCGGGTAGATGGGCTAGCCAGTTTTTCACGACACGATTATTTTCTAACCATGTGCCCTGTAGGTAGCTTACCCAGCTACCCAAGCTTACTGCCATCGTTAGTAGTAGTAGGGTTATGGGAAAAGTTAACGTTCCTTTAGCAATTAATACGCCTATTAAGATCAATAGACTATCACCGGGTAGAAAAGCAGCCGGTAGAATTCCGTTTTCCAAAAACAGAATGACAAATACTAGTAAATAAGTGGTCCAGACCAAGTTTGGGTCGGAAAGTGTTTTAAAATCCTGTTGCCATAATGCATGCAACAATTCCTGTATGATGTGCATTTTGCATTCTCAAAAATAATCGCATATTGTGCCGCGAACGAAACTGCAGAGATTATATTACAGAACACTGATAAACCAACTTGCATAAACTATACTTTACTATTCTACACTGGATCTCCTACCCTATGCTTTTTTTCGGTCAAAATGATTTAAATTTATGAAAAAAACGAATCAAAATTCGATACTACTAAACGACTGCACAAAAATATAATGTTATGTGTCTATGAGATGATTAATCTTATTAGTTAGGATTAAAAATCATGATAACTACTGAGATAAACCAAATTTATTTATGATCTGGTTATGCTTTATAGTAAATAGTATCAACTAGTTTGAAGTTAGTATAGCTATATTGAGATAAAAAAATATACAAGGAATATAAACATATATATGCAACCCATAAAACTAAATCTTCTATTAACAGAACAAATTAGTTCTATCTCTCTTACTAAATATCATAAGTATTTGATTTGTATTTTTATTATTGGAAACATTTTGGTATATTTTGATTTTTTTTTATTTAATTTTATTATAATTTTGTTAATGAAAGATCCAACATGGTCATTAAGCACAACACAGTGTGGATTTATTTTCTCAAGCGCTGGAGTAGGAATAATTATAGGCGCAATAGTTTTAGGTTGGTTTGCTGATAAGCATGGTAGCAAAAATTCATTTATATTATGTCTTATGATGTTAGTAACATGTACTGGATTTTCTGCTCTAACACCAGTAAATAACTGGATATATTTATCTTTTTTACGTATTTGTGTTGGTATAGCAGTTGGTGGTTTTAATGTTATTGCTATACCTTATATTCAAGAATTTTTACCGGATAAAAAACGAGGTCTATTTACTGGTATTTGTTTAGCTTTTGTACCATTAGGATTATTTGGGGGAGCTCTTACAACCCGTTATCTAGCTGATATTTTGAGCTGGAGAGAAATGTTTTCTATTAGTTATTTGCCAGTGTTATTGCTTGCTTGGATAAAGTTCATTCCTGAATCACCACGATATTTAGTTTGCAAAGGACGCTTTCAGGATGCTAGAAAAGCCTATGCATGGGTCATGAATATTCCAGAATGTAACGTGATTAATTTACCGGAATATGAATATATTCACAAATTATCTTATAAAAATATCATTAAATCTTACCCTAGAGAAATTATTATTGTTGCAGTGGGATCTTTCTGTTTTATCCTAGGATGTTTTGTTATTCAATCATGGGGGCAAATACTTCTTAATCAATGCTTTAATTTTTCAATTAATATGGTCAATACTTTATTTATGATACTTTCTTTTGGCAGTATTGTAGGCAGATTAATATCTTCATGGATTTCAGATTATATTGGACGACGTTGGACACTATTTGCTTGTGGTTTTATAGGTGCAATGGGCTGCATTATTGCAGCACTATATCAACATATTACTACCATAATGCATATTTGGGATATAAATATTATTTCTCCAGATTGGATTTTCTTTATTGGTATCTTTATAGTAATGATGTTTGGTGATGGTGCCTTTAGTATTCTCAATGTTTTTGGTGGTGAACTTTTTCCTCATCAGATACGTTCTACTTGTCTAGGGTTAGGTTATGGAGTAGGTGCTACTGCTAAAATTATTGGCCCTATTTTATTAAGCACTCTCATCGGTAGAAGTTCTGAAGATATAGTTTTACTCCCATTCCTAATATTTGCTTTTATTTTTATGCTAGGTTCTATTGTTTACTTGTTTGCTCGTGAAACTAGTAATCAATGCAATTGAATTGATTCATTAATGTATTTAATGCTTTCTATAAAATTAGAATATGCTTATGCTTTTATCAGAATCATAGTGAAGTTGACCGTTAAGCCGGGTTCTGTCGTAGACAGTCATTCATCTAGGCCAGTGCTCACGCGCTGGCT encodes the following:
- the aroK gene encoding shikimate kinase AroK, with translation MVEKRNIFLVGPMGAGKSTIGRQLAQQLNMEFFDSDQEIERRTGADVGWVFDVEGEDGFRYREEKVINELTEKQGIVLATGGGSIKSRDTRNRLSARGVVIYLETTIEKQLFRTQRDKKRPLLQVKIPPREVLEALARERNPLYEEIADVTIRTNEQSAKVVAYQIISILERN
- the pssA gene encoding CDP-diacylglycerol--serine O-phosphatidyltransferase, which translates into the protein MFSNFKSSKHQQYLAQLYLAQLPKIIQRAADIQTLYSPTAFRNALLNAISGAKHRIYLVALYLEQDQGGQVILDALYQARQINPHLEVAVLVDWHRAQRSRIGSNTNYTNADWYCHMAKLYQGVEVPVYGVPVNTREALGVLHLKGFIIDDNVIYSGASLNNVYLHQKDKYRYDRYQIIRNPLLAESLLSYIQNQFFTAQAVNRLDDSIHPKRFQIKHYTKLFRQSLREAGYRYEGKAALNELAITPLVGLGKNNILNNTIHNLICAANTSIRLCTPYFNMPARLVRDLVSQLRQGKQVEVIIGDKTANDFYLPADQPFQIIGVLPYLYEINLRNFLNRLQCYIDNGQLMVRLWKKGENSYHVKGMWVDDEWLLLTGNNFNPRSWRLDLENALLIHDPQHQLYDQREQELAFIRTDTQVVFHFTELQSIADYPVKVRKLIRRLRPILIDRLISQIL
- a CDS encoding DedA family protein — translated: MHIIQELLHALWQQDFKTLSDPNLVWTTYLLVFVILFLENGILPAAFLPGDSLLILIGVLIAKGTLTFPITLLLLTMAVSLGSWVSYLQGTWLENNRVVKNWLAHLPEQYHLRAHQMFHRHGLSALLVGRFIAFVRTLLPTIAGLSGLSSSRFQVFNWISAFIWVLLLTLLGFVLGQTKFFQHYEEELMLCLMLLPLTLLTIGLVSSLAIIWRGKELNLRIKDNAHEGSPPS
- a CDS encoding MFS transporter translates to MQPIKLNLLLTEQISSISLTKYHKYLICIFIIGNILVYFDFFLFNFIIILLMKDPTWSLSTTQCGFIFSSAGVGIIIGAIVLGWFADKHGSKNSFILCLMMLVTCTGFSALTPVNNWIYLSFLRICVGIAVGGFNVIAIPYIQEFLPDKKRGLFTGICLAFVPLGLFGGALTTRYLADILSWREMFSISYLPVLLLAWIKFIPESPRYLVCKGRFQDARKAYAWVMNIPECNVINLPEYEYIHKLSYKNIIKSYPREIIIVAVGSFCFILGCFVIQSWGQILLNQCFNFSINMVNTLFMILSFGSIVGRLISSWISDYIGRRWTLFACGFIGAMGCIIAALYQHITTIMHIWDINIISPDWIFFIGIFIVMMFGDGAFSILNVFGGELFPHQIRSTCLGLGYGVGATAKIIGPILLSTLIGRSSEDIVLLPFLIFAFIFMLGSIVYLFARETSNQCN